In one Sulfurihydrogenibium sp. genomic region, the following are encoded:
- a CDS encoding IS3 family transposase codes for MEQSLMYYEDYELEDIHEFNKKMLQYMLWYNTERPHHSLNKKSPLQYFCDIMNSNKSELSQTGMTYKTPPRVSFLILTVGCASLTGALCPSLPHVPIAHPKS; via the coding sequence TTGGAACAGTCTCTCATGTACTACGAAGATTACGAATTGGAAGATATTCATGAGTTTAATAAAAAGATGCTGCAATATATGCTATGGTATAACACAGAAAGACCTCATCATAGTTTAAACAAAAAATCACCTTTACAATACTTTTGTGATATTATGAATTCAAACAAATCGGAACTTTCCCAAACCGGTATGACTTATAAAACTCCGCCCAGAGTAAGTTTTTTGATTCTTACCGTTGGCTGTGCATCGCTAACCGGTGCTCTTTGTCCATCTTTGCCGCATGTACCAATAGCCCACCCTAAGTCATAA